A genomic region of Parafrankia discariae contains the following coding sequences:
- a CDS encoding MFS transporter, whose protein sequence is MTEQDTQPDRAGPSPQPVPLIPSQRRAGTGARPVSPALLLAILSIASFLAQLDVWVTNVGLPAIGHGTHAGSLADLSWVLNGYAIVYAALLVPAGRLVDRFGRKGGFLLGLIVFAVASIGAGLSGDIWVLVGFRVLQAAGAALLTPASLGLVLLTAPPAKVGTYVKIWFTTGALSAASGPVLGGLLVEASWRWLFLVNIPVAVAALALGARYLPSSRDADDHLPDLRGGGLFIVAIGALALGLVKAPDWGWSSARVIVAFVLAAVALTWFLARSARHPAPVIALSLFRDRVFTTANLVAFVAFVAFGIELLSTILWLQGHWHYSVIRTGLASTAGPVMFAVGSAVAETLQARTRLRAGRIAVAGALLAAVGTIMLILLVTDDPRFVAAFLPTWVVLGLGYGLAVPTAITRATVGLPPKDSATGSAIVTMVTQLGSVIGISVLVAILGRASGAASEAVFQHAWYVAAGALVVAAVASFGLDSQPTAAARPDLPPVGAGAADAGDPQAPARV, encoded by the coding sequence ATGACAGAGCAGGACACCCAGCCCGACCGGGCTGGTCCCAGCCCCCAACCTGTCCCGCTCATCCCGAGCCAGCGCCGTGCGGGCACCGGCGCACGGCCCGTCTCCCCGGCCCTGCTGCTGGCAATCCTGTCGATCGCGAGCTTCCTGGCCCAGCTCGACGTGTGGGTCACCAACGTCGGCCTGCCCGCCATCGGGCACGGCACCCATGCGGGTTCTCTGGCCGACCTGAGCTGGGTGCTCAACGGCTACGCGATCGTCTACGCCGCGCTGCTGGTACCGGCCGGCCGCCTGGTGGATCGGTTCGGCCGCAAGGGTGGCTTCCTGCTCGGCCTGATCGTGTTCGCCGTCGCCAGCATCGGCGCCGGCCTGTCCGGCGACATCTGGGTGCTGGTCGGATTCCGGGTCCTGCAGGCCGCCGGCGCGGCCCTGCTCACCCCGGCCAGCCTCGGTCTGGTGCTGCTGACCGCGCCGCCGGCGAAGGTCGGCACCTACGTGAAGATCTGGTTCACCACCGGCGCGCTGTCGGCCGCTTCCGGCCCGGTGCTGGGCGGCCTGCTCGTGGAGGCGTCCTGGCGGTGGCTGTTCCTGGTGAACATCCCGGTCGCGGTGGCCGCGCTCGCGCTGGGCGCCCGCTACCTGCCCAGCAGCCGGGACGCCGACGACCACCTGCCCGACCTGCGCGGCGGCGGGCTGTTCATCGTCGCGATCGGCGCGCTGGCCCTGGGGCTGGTCAAGGCGCCGGACTGGGGCTGGTCGAGCGCCCGGGTGATCGTCGCGTTCGTCCTCGCGGCGGTCGCGCTGACGTGGTTCCTGGCCCGCTCCGCCCGCCACCCGGCGCCGGTCATCGCCCTCTCCCTGTTCCGGGACCGGGTGTTCACCACCGCCAACCTGGTGGCCTTCGTCGCCTTCGTGGCCTTCGGGATCGAACTGCTCTCGACGATCCTGTGGCTCCAGGGTCACTGGCACTACTCGGTGATCCGCACCGGGCTGGCCTCCACGGCCGGCCCGGTGATGTTCGCCGTCGGCTCGGCGGTCGCGGAGACGCTCCAGGCGCGTACCCGGCTGCGGGCGGGACGGATCGCGGTCGCGGGCGCGCTGCTCGCCGCGGTCGGCACGATCATGCTGATTCTCCTGGTCACCGACGACCCGCGGTTCGTGGCCGCGTTCCTGCCGACCTGGGTGGTCCTCGGCCTGGGTTACGGCCTGGCGGTGCCGACCGCGATCACCCGGGCGACGGTCGGCCTGCCGCCGAAGGACTCCGCGACCGGCAGCGCGATCGTGACGATGGTCACCCAGCTCGGCTCGGTCATCGGGATCAGTGTCCTGGTGGCGATCCTGGGCCGCGCCTCCGGCGCGGCGAGCGAGGCAGTCTTCCAGCACGCCTGGTACGTGGCGGCCGGAGCGCTCGTGGTGGCGGCCGTCGCCTCGTTCGGCCTGGACTCGCAACCCACGGCGGCGGCTCGACCAGACCTCCCGCCGGTCGGAGCGGGCGCCGCCGACGCCGGCGATCCGCAGGCGCCGGCCCGGGTGTGA